The following nucleotide sequence is from Primulina tabacum isolate GXHZ01 chromosome 2, ASM2559414v2, whole genome shotgun sequence.
AAAGACAGGGGCGCTGAGCCCACTGAATTTGAGGAGAATGTTGCTCAGGTCATTACCTGAAACATGCTTTTATGTCGTACTTTTGTTCCATTATGGCTTATTCGGCATTAAAGATATATTTCATCATGTTTGAGTTTTGTTATTGGGTAACCAGGCTTTGTTTGATTTGGAAAATACAAACCAAGATATTAAGAGTGACTTGAAAGACCTCTACATCAACTCTGCCTTGTAGGTGCTTCTAGGCCACCTTTTTACCTTTTTCCCTAGATGAGGTATACTTATATAGTTGAATTCATGTTCTGCAGGCAAATTGATGTTTCTGGAGGCAAGAAGGCTGTTGTGATCCATGTCCCTTATCGATTGCGGAAAGCTTTCCGCAAGATTCATCCCAGACTAGTGAGAGAACTTGAGAAGAAGTTCAGTGGAAAGGTAACTTGGTGCAGATGAATGATATGCTGTGTACACCAATAAGTATTCATAGAGTTCCATACGGTTTTTGTTCAATAAGACACATAAACAGAGCACATATTGATGGATGGTAGAGAAATAGTTTGTTCCTTACAAAGTTTTTTTGCTTGAAATTTAATATCTTGACATGCCAAAAACATCTGTGTCATTTTACTTGGCAAATGCTTGCACTTCCTTTTTTTTAATGCATTTGCAGGAGGTTGTTCTCATTGCCACAAGGAGGATAGTGCGCCCACCTAAGAAGGGTTCTGCCGTTCAAAGGCCTCGTACCCGAACACTTACGAGTGTTCATGAGGCCATCCTTGAGGACATAGTTTATCCCGCTGAGATTGTTGGAAAGCGTGTCAGATACAGACTCGATGGATCTAAGATAATGAAGGTGACTACagttctttttatttttctatacatatgtacatatatattttattattttctgtTGGCATGTTACTGGTGTTACTCTGTTTCTGCTCATTGTAGGTTTTCTTGGATCCGAAAGCAAAGAATGACACAGAGAATAAGCTCGAAACATTTTCTGGGGTCTACAGGAAACTCTCAGGGAAAGATGTGGTCTTTGAATTTCCAATAACAGAGGCTTGACAAACCTTACCGTTTCCAGAAGCAATAATTTATCTTTGATTTCTACATGTTTGAAGTTTTGAGAGCAAGTCATTTCGATTTTATCTGAAATCTGAATCATACCCCTTTTTAATGTAACACATTCGTAACAATTCAGTCTTACGCAATTGGAGGAGGTCCATTAAGTAGAGACTTTAATACTTGTTGAATTACGGTTCAGTATTATTTTTCTGCATACTTGCTGTGATTATATGACAATTGGAATTGATGATGGTCTAAGACAATTTTGAAATGAAACTATTGATATATATGAAGATTgggaatttcaaattttagcaTGTTGATGACATGGATGGTGGATCTCAAGATTTGTTTAACTCGATATATTAGTTTCAAAAGCATTCTTCAGAAGGAAGCGCATGCTTCTTTACGTATAAATTATAATACAtcaaatatatatgtgtgtgcgcGCGCGCGTGCGCATAAGGCGTCATGAAAAATTTGGGAGAGtcaaattttagatttttaaaacaaagTCTGACCCATGTTCTAGACTCTAAATTTCGCAAGGATGGTTTACGAGAAATTTGATTCAACAGATTTTCTAAAGCGGACTCTAAAACAAGTGTAATCTTTTTCTGAACGCAACTTGCATCAAGCATCACAACAGATTAATTATTTCAGTCATCATGGCGCAGCTAGTGTTGCATCACATCAAGTCCAAAGCTAACTTGAACATTTACtgttgttaaaaaaatttaacaaacGTGTCTCATGTCATTCAATGATGAGGCCATGAATGGTGCATAATGGCACGCCTGCAGGCCAAAAAATGAATCTGATCTATATTTTACATGAAACAATCACCTAAACAAATGGCACAAATAATAAGAGAAAACAAAATCCTCCGGCTCTGAGAATGTACCCTGAGAACATATGCAAAGTATTGTCAATGAAAGCAGCAAGAAGAATACAGCCTCGACAATCAATGAAAAGTCCATCATAACCTAACTTTGTATATAATGTGCATACGTGTGTGAGCTTCGCTACAAGGGAAAATGAAAAATCCAAGTTATGAATAGATGTTCATGTTTAGTTATGTTAAAATGGCATTTATGGAAGGTTTTGCTCAATGAAAGGGAAAATACACTCTACAAGTCCTTGTGGCCATTAAGTTAACTCGGTAGAAAATATGCTATAAAAGGAAAACACCGAAAGAAATATTATAATACCTCAAGACAAGATGACGAGTCCGAGATATATTGATCCACACAGAAATATAAAGGATATCATTCCCCTGCAATAGCATTCCGTTCGAGTATGAGATGTTTTTATTTTGTAGCATCATGTGAGAATATTTCAACATCAAAAGTCCCGATTTTTTTTCCTATTAGAATACATACCAAATCACCCCCCACGCAGCTCCATTACAAGGGCAGGGGCAAAGTTCTGCAAACTTCTCAGCATCACTTGAGTGAACCCTTCGAGATATCAAGTCATCATATATATCTGCAtcataaaatatgatcattttgCTTTCAGCTCAGTGTGTTTATCTTATTAACTTCCAATGAGAGTGGAGTTAGTACCATAAACTGAAAACAAACTATTCATAACACCTGCCATTCAGACAAAAAATGAATAACCAATGTGAGAATATAACTAAATTAAGTTGAATTGAACATTGGAAGTATAACAAGGACAAGCCTATACCAATGAAGAGTATAACGTAGCGTAGGATACGAGCTTTAGTTGTTTCTTGAAGAACCCAAATAATagcaataaatataataaatcctGGCGAGGACATTATGCAGATGTtagttttattttaattatgtgtCAAATGCTATGAGATGGTGAAGAAACTCACCAACACAGAGTCCTCGGAGTGTCCACTGTTCACAATAAACTTGAAGTGAGAGAGTGAACATATAAAAGCTGAAGAATATATACACTAGactctatttttaaaaaagaaaatccaTGTTTCAAAAATGCCTCCTGTAAAAAAAGGAACACTAAATATAAAATACTTCTAATTAAAGAATTCTTACATTTTTAGCAATGAAGAGCACAATAAGAAGAGAAAGAACAAGACAACCCGCAGCAATCCTTGCTGTGAGAAGATTTGTCGAAGCAAGTATAAGAAGCATACCCCAAAATGATGAACCAAGATCTACAACGTAGAAAAAAGAAACTTCACAAACAGagagaagaaaatgaaaaactaaaatctcaaagaaaaatgtctTACATCCAGCAGGCAAGATCAACCAATATACACCACCACGTGTTTGAGTCACGCCACCTTCATTTGCATGAACTTGGATACCTTCGACCTGGGTGGAAGAGGAGATCGGAAAGAGAATATCAGAAATCTCAtttcatatcaatatcaatatgcaCGAGAAAACTTGATAACGTTTTGGCCAAGATAAAGTCATATTGATATAAGTATATTAAAACATAAATGAACTTTGAGATATAGATACTCAGATTCTCAATATAAGAATACAAGATAAGCGAATCAAGTTATCATCCATCTGCATCAAAAATCAAATCTCCAGATTGGATATCCTTTAAAAAATTGAATCTGAAGATGGAGATGGAGTCCAAGTCAATCTAAACTCCCCTCAACACCTAAAAATAAACCCCCAAGTCATTACAAAATTACACCACTTCTTTCcctcaatattttcaaaaataagctAGAAGACTATAGGCAAAACGCTGCAAAATTCTctcaagaaaaaggaaaaaaacaagCAGAAGGAATGGAGAATTTTCGAGAAGAATCCTTGCACTTTTTACGTTTCTTTGAAGAATAATCAATAAGCGGTCTTTtcgttttaaatatatttatattttttaaatcgaTCCACCTATATCAAGCGATGAGGCTGAGGTGCCTGGCGCTCGGTATCATCTTCTCAAAGCCCTATGAGAAATTTGGGTTGCGCAGCAAGGTGCTTAAGCGCCGCCAAAAAGTGCCTGGCGCTCGGTTATAATCGAGCGCCAGGCACCTCAGCCTCATCTATATCAAAATCTCCAAACATTCTATTTTCAGAGAATTTCTTGAAAAACCCATTCAACACGTTTATCGTTCTACTTCtcgaatttttatgaaattgtatTACAGAAACAATTAGTATTGACTTATGTTATTGAGAATatatacctatcagagataagTTCACCATAGTTGTCAAAAATGTGAGGCGCAAAAAGGCGCTGAAGTGTCTTGGGGCTTAAAGCGCAATGCGAATCGCGTGCTTTATGGAAAAAACacaataaacaaaatattatcaaaaaaattaaaataaaataaaaagtattTGAAAATGTGATTGATGAAATATCAAATGTCATAATAATCGTCATCTACATCTTCCAAATCTACGTCATCAGCCTCATCGCTTGATTTGTATCCATCGGTATCATCTTCTTCAGTTTTATCATCAATGTGGATCTCTTCTTCATCCACAAGACTAGTTCGAGCTGAAGATTGCTTTCTTTTTGCTGAAATGGATGATGATACTCCTTTTGAAGTAGATGCATTTCGAGATCGAAAGTCATTTGCACTTTCATCATCCTCAGCCACTTGTGCTACACCACTCAAACGCGAATCATCATCTTCACAGACAAAATCGTTATCGTCGTTGTATTATCACTGTCATCCATCTTTCACGACAACCATTCATTACTATCATTTATTTGTGACAAAGAAATATGATCAATCTTATCTTGCATGGCATATATTCGCCTCAATGCTCTGTTGTATTTAATATATACCAAATCATTCAATCATTGTTTAGGCAACCTATTTCTTTTTTTAGAATGTATTTGGTAAAAAATTAGAACCTAAGAAGTTAGGTTCATATAgtcataatataaaatttaatatgtaTAAAAAACCTCCAACTTACATGTACAAATACTCTCCAATAACGTTCACAACTTTAAGAAGAGCGTATGACATACAAAATCTTCattgcaaatgatttaaattcaGGTGTTGATGCACCATAAGAAGACCACCAATCAACTTGAAAGTTGAAACACGAAAAAATATAAGATTAAATTTCTTATCATCCAAAGTTTGTATCTATTTTGTAATTAATGCttgagaaataaattgatatttCACTAAATATTATTTAGCTTGTGATTTTGAAGCTCTTTATCTGATAATCACGAGTAAACCAAAAAGTCTTGATTTTTGTATTTCTCCAATTGATTTGTGATCTTATCTTGTAAATATTTACCTCACAACAATCTAGCTATGAACTTGTAAGAACACTTCATCATTTTCTATATCACTATTTGAGTAAAAAACTCAGGACTTAAGAAATATCCAGCCGCATGCAAAGGATGATGGAGTTGGAAGTTCCATTTTTTGCCGATGATTTCTAAAATACCACGATATTTCTCTTCATTATTATTAATGATAGCTTCTTGAGTTGTACCACTACCACAAGCTATaaattttggtaaagcggcGATCTTACAAGTGGTATCGGAGTTAAAGTCATGTTCAATTGATCAATTCACATTGATTGCAAAGAGTCTAATTATTGAAAGAATGATTTTTGCGTGCAATAAATGTCTATGTTGGGTGGAGAAATCGAAACGTGGTACTTGAAATCTTGTACGGTTTAAAatgtttgatattgattattgCCACAagttataatttttggtaaagcgacaaacGCTCGGTCCTACAGAAATGATATGATTCAAGTCACGTAAACACACAACTACCTCATGAAGGGTGATTATATGTTACTCCTAGAGTTTTATTTCCTATTTGTTTTCGCACCAAATGTTCGCGCTACCATATgaattcaaaacaaaaaaatatgagACCCACTAGATGATAACGCGCACATCTCACGTAAAAATACATAAAGAGTAACACTTTAATGCTCTAATGCAATATAGACAAGCAAAGACATATCTATGTAGGGATTTGTCCACTAGAAAATTGCTAGCCCATCTTAATATATTTACAAATATAAATGTATTATGCAACATATAAGACATAAAAACCCGCTTATGATAAGGTCTTTTTCCATCCAATAACCATAAAAACAAATTTTATGATCAAGTCATTTTCATTCAATTATTTGACGGCTGAATTTAACTCCAGCAACAATTTCAAATTTGCAAAATAAGATTTGAAGCATTAAGAGAAGCACCATTAGACCTCTATGATTCAATATTCCGGCATGGGCGTAGGAGTTGCTGGCCCGTAGCTGTCTGTGGAGAAGGTGTACTTGTgcttttttaaagaaaatatgtGTTGGTCACTAAGTAGaggttttataatatttatagtaaaatttcCAAGTCACTCAAAGGTTCACAATAATTGTAAGATGATGAACATGATTTAGTGGGTCTAAAGTACATTAATAGGACGTGGGATTGTGGCATTAGGAAATTAGAAGGAccttgatgatgatgatgacgaCGATGACGATGATGATAGATTGGAATAAGCcaaccaatttatatattttctaaCGAGATATAAGGTATGAACCGACATTTAGCCAACAGTAAGCTaatagaaaaattaaaattcataaacatatttATGTACTGTATCTAAAATTCGGTCACGGGTATCACAGAAAAGGTTATCATCAAGAGCATTATTAAAGAGTGG
It contains:
- the LOC142536951 gene encoding small ribosomal subunit protein eS7-like, encoding MFTAAQKIHKDRGAEPTEFEENVAQALFDLENTNQDIKSDLKDLYINSALQIDVSGGKKAVVIHVPYRLRKAFRKIHPRLVRELEKKFSGKEVVLIATRRIVRPPKKGSAVQRPRTRTLTSVHEAILEDIVYPAEIVGKRVRYRLDGSKIMKVFLDPKAKNDTENKLETFSGVYRKLSGKDVVFEFPITEA
- the LOC142536952 gene encoding uncharacterized protein LOC142536952 — encoded protein: MNPNWELKNCCQHDQKVFLITIGVFTFAILALWRTFVLTPFKLITVFLHEASHAIACKLTCGEVEGIQVHANEGGVTQTRGGVYWLILPAGYLGSSFWGMLLILASTNLLTARIAAGCLVLSLLIVLFIAKNWTLRGLCVGFIIFIAIIWVLQETTKARILRYVILFIGVMNSLFSVYDIYDDLISRRVHSSDAEKFAELCPCPCNGAAWGVIWGMISFIFLCGSIYLGLVILS